The genomic interval tCCATttctagttattataaaatattggctgtattctctgtgctgtacaatatacacttgtagcttatttatttgatACATGGTAGTTTGTACTTACTAATTCTCTCACCGctcccccttctctccacactggcaaccacttgtttgttctctatgtctgtgggcctgtttctgttctaaatttacttgcttttgttttttagattccacatagaagtggaaaaacatacagtatttgcctttctctctgacttacttcattatgcataataccctccaggcccatccatgttgttgaaagtggcaaattttcattcttttttttgactgagtagtagtccattgtgtatatgtacacagacacacataaacacacacacacacacacacacacacacacacacacacacactccaccccTTCGTTacccagtcacctgtcgatggacatttaggctgcttgcATATCTCTGCTGTTATAAATAGTGcggctatgaacgttggggtgcgtgtatctttttgaatagcGGCTTCGttttctttgggtatatacctaggaatggagtTGCtcagtcatatggtagttctatttttagttctttgaggaacctccatattgttttccacagtggctgcaccagtttacactccTGCCAGCATTTGCTACTTGTGGTCTTTCctatgatagccattctgacgggGGGAGATGActcgttttgatttgcatttctctgatgactagcggtgttgagcatctttccacgtGCCATCTGTGTCTCCTATGGAAAAATGTCTTTCCGCGTTTtctgcccatttaaaaatcaggtggtttatttttatgttgagttgtatgagctgtttgtatattttggatattaactccttagcagtcatatcatttgtaaatattctcaTCCAATTGgtaggttgttttttcactttgtcAGCGGTTTTCTTTCCTCTGAAAAAGCTTTGACGTTTAATTAGggtccattttgtttgtttgtttgtttcctttgttcgAGGAAACGGACCCCCccaaaatattgctgcaatttatgtcagtgttctgcctgtgtcttCTTCTAcgggttttatggtttctggtcttacatttaggtctttaatctgttttgagtttatttttgtatgtattgtgagaacatgttctaatttctttcttttacatgcagctgtccagttttcccagcaccgcttattgaagagactgtcttttctccattgtctgTTATTGCCTCCTTTGTGATAGATTGACTGACCGTGTAaatgtgggtttacttctgggctatGTGTTCTGTTTCTTTGATCTTTGTGACTGATTTTGTGCTAGTACCATGCTTTTTGAGGACTGTAGCcttatagtatagtctgaagccaggaAGCATGATacctcctgctttgttcttttttctcaagattgctttggctgttcagggtctgttgaggttccatataaattttgaaattattctaGTTATTGTAGAGTTGTTAGGGTGCGTGTGGGCATGTCTGCATGGGGCCAGCTGTGCCCACGTGTGTTGTCTATTCGCTTTGCTGTGACCTGTTCTAAAGCTCTGTTCCCTGTTCTCCCCACGTCCAAGCTCTTCCTCCCAGGACCTGTCGGGGGCGTGGGAGCACACGAATCTGCAGCGCACCTCTGACCACTTCAGCTCCCTGGGGAGTGTGGACAGCCTGGATCAGCCTGCCCAGTCCTACCCCGCCGGGTGCCTCTCAGCTGCCAAGTCCAACAGCAGCATTGACCACCTGGGCTGCCCGAACAAGCGGGACTCAGCTTACAGCTCGTTCTCCACCAGCTCCAGCACGCCTGACCACACCCTGCCCAAGGCAGATGCCTCTTCCACCGAGAACATTCTCTACAAAGTGGGCCTCTGGGAGGCTTCCACGATGGGTAGCAGCCGGCAGGGCCTGGCCGCCGGTGACCCTCAGGGCCTGGAGGAGAGGCTTGGGTGCTTCCCACCCAGGGTCCCCTGTGACAGCAGCAGAAGCCCCATGACCGAGGACAGTCCTGAGCCCAAGCTGGCTGCTTCTGGGAGGTCCAGCTTTGGGCCAGTCTGGTATGTTCCCGATAGGAGAAAAGCCCCTTCTTCCCCTCCCCGGCCTGCTCCCCCTCTCCGCAGTGACAGCTTCGCTGCCACCAAGGGCCACGAGAAGCCTCAGGGCCCTCCATTCTCAGAGGCGGCCACCATCCAGCACTTTCTGGGCCTGAACCGTGCTCAGCCTCACGACGACTGGAGACCAGAACTGACTGATCAGCCACAGAGAGCGGCACTCCGCGGGGACAGGAGGAGAACTGGGAGCTCGGGCTGTGCGCCGGGTGGACCCGTGGACTGCAGGTGGCCATTTGGGGACAGTGGGCTGAAGGGCCTCCCGGGGGCCCCCAGcctgctccaggcctccctgtccAGCACAGACGTCCGCTGCCCGCAGTCCTCGAACGGATGCCAGCACCCGCGCCACTCCAGCGATGAGAGCCCCTTCCTCCACGAGGGGCCCAGGGCCACCACGTGGCTCAGGGAACAGCCTACCCCTGAGCGCTTCCAGAATGACAGCCCCACGGCGGTCGGGTGGCCCGGCGCCGCGGACCACAAGGGGGACAGCGATGTGCAGAGCCGCTACTACTGCGTGACCTCCAGACGCGGCCCGCAGGGGGGCGCGCCCGCCGCGCAGCTCCGGGAGGGGCACCCGCGCCCGGACGCATCCGCCGGCGCCGGCCTGCAGCTGCGCTGCCAGCCGCCCCGGCACGAGGGGGCCCCGGGGGCCCGGCCGAGAGGGCGCGCTGCGCCGATGGAGGACTGCTGCCCAGGGGCCGAGGAACCCCCCGGCGCCGGCCTGGGGGCAAAAGCCGGTGTAAAGAAGGTCACAGGAGGCTTCGCTTGGGCCGACGGGGGCGGCGGTGAGATCTGCCCCCTGCAGACGCCGCTGCTGCACTCGCTGAGCCGGGAAGGGGCGCGCCGGCCCGACACCAGCTGCGAGGGCGCCTCAGAGAGGCCACGGCCCGAGGCCCCGGCCGGCAAACCCCTGCGGAGAAGCGACCGGTTCGCCACCACCCTGAGGAACGAGATCCAGCTGCGGAGAGCCCGGCTGCAGAAGAGCAGGAGTACGGCCACGCTGGCCGACCCCGGCTCGGCGGAGGCAGAGGAGGCCGAGGCCGAGGTGCGCGGCTGGGGGGCGCAGCTTGGCGGTGGCGTGGGGGCCGCCCCTGGAGCCACGTTCACTGGCACCTATAAGGATCACCTGAAGGAGGCCCAGGCCCGCGTCCTGCAGGCCACGTCGTTTAGGCGCCGCGATTTGGAGCCCAGCCTGGCGAACCCCGAGACCGTCCCCTGCGTTTGGGAAGCAGCCCCGGCCAGGCCGCCCTCGTGCACTGCAGGTCCGCCCCACGCTCCGCGCATCAGAGGCCGGAGGCGCTTCACGGCCGAGCAGAAACTGAAGTCCTACTCCGAGCCAGAGAAGATGCAcgaagtggggctggcgggggaTGACTGCCCGCGCCAGCACCCTGGACCTCCGGGCAAGGCTGTGCACACGTTTGCAGACAGGTGcaagttttttgaggaaaccaGCAAGCCTGTTCTGCAGAGGCCAGCGCCTGGTGAGTTCCCCAAAGAGATGCCAGAGAGGCCACCGACAGCGGGCCCTGGAAGattggggcaggtggggagatcAGACCCGCCTCAGAGACTTGGGACCTTTGCAGAGTATCAAGCTTCGTGGAGGGAACAGAGGAAAGCCCCGGAAGCCAGGAGTTCTGGGAGGTACCACTCCGCGGACGACATCCTGGACGTGGGTCTAGACCAGCACGAGAGGCCACAGTACATCCACGAAAGGTCCCGGTCGTCGCCCTCCACCGACCTCTACAAGCAGGTAAGCATCCTGAAGCCAGCAAAGACAAAGTCGCCCCTGACCgcgtctttcttttttttgatgcAAACCCCTCACCCAACTCCCCAACCTCGTCTTAAGGCATGTTTAGGACACCCTCATAATACAAAGGCCCAATGCCGGTGTTCAGCTGTCTGAGCATTTCTGTGCACCCGTCCTTCTGGAGCCAGCTTGTGTGAAAGGTACCTGGGGACAGGGTACGTTCACGACAATTTCAAGTGCTCCATTTTCAGCCAAATCTTGAGTTCCCAGCCTCATCCTCATGTCTTTCTTCAGCTGTCTTCCTCTCTGATTAGCTTGCCCTTGATACGAAGGGAAGAACCTGGGGGAAACGATGGAAAATGGTGAGTcctttgaaatgaaaagaaatgcttCCGGTAAAGACGTAACACGACACATGACAGACACTTTTCAAATATTGATGTAACTTCATATTTTTAGTATTATtcttagggattttttttctttgtcaggtATTTAAAAAGATTGCTCTAGCACAAATGTGATTGAAAACACAGTGCGTTAAACTGTTGCACTTTTTTTAAGGTAGGAATTTTGATGGTGAAAGTTAAAGTTTTCTAAAAAGTGATGTACTTGTGTCCCTGTCACAAAGTCTGCAGTCGatctccctctctctgcttttTCTGCCCCCTTAAACCTGCATTTGTCTATTTCAAAGAAGAGATTTCCTGTGGCATTAGATGCACTTTGTTACAAAAGGAACCAGTAGTCAGGTTGTTACGCAATCATGAATATGTGCTTGTAAGCTGCCCGTTTCTGCGTGGCCTCCTGGTGGGGACACTGGGAGCCTGTGTTTCTGCCATGGCGGTGCCCCAGCCTGTGCCCTGTGCGGTGTGACCTCTGAGAATTACTTTTTTGCTCAATCGAGGGGGCAGGATGCCATATTCTGAATCCCAGGGCTTGGGGCTTCACTGCAGTGAGTCGTAAGCAGCTGGATCTGATTTGATGAGGGTTTCCTCGCCTGCATGTCACACAGCATTACAGCCCTCACATAGGAGTTCTGCTTCCTGCCCAGAACTGAAGGGGACGTAGGGTCCTGCTGAGTCATTTGGATGAGACCTTCGGAGAGCTGAGCTCGCCAGTCCCGTGGCCGGCTGTCAGCACGAGTCGGCAGCCTGCGTCAttgccttcgtggtccaggctcaCAGGCCAACCCACAATGAGGGGGTTCGTGATAACAGAGGTCCTGAAGGAGGCCACTCGATGACTGGGTGTCTCATTGTGCTGCCCTTGGCAGGAGGCACCCGTGGGACGGCAGAGGCAAGCAGAGGACCCCGCTGAGCACGGAGAGCTTTCCTCCTCAGGCTGGGCCGAGGAGGGACATCCCAGCCCAAGGTAGGAGAATTCTGGGTCTGGGGCTACTCAGAAGGCGTCTTGGGGGTGGGCTGCTGTGTGGGGCTGAACACTAGGTTAATGTGGTTGGGCGTCTGGCTTTGGCCACATGTGAAGTGGCTGTGAACTAGGTGCGATTTCTCAGGGACCTGCACCACTGCTGCCGACAGAAGCGTCCCCAGGGCGGTGACGCTTCGAACGCCATCATGGCATTTTTGGTTCCTAAAGCAGCTGCTGTGTTTTCCGTACAGTAAAGTCCTTTATGTTGACAGAATGAGCTATCTAGTGTAATGTGTGTGAATGAAAGGCTTTATCCAGAACGCCTGACTGAAGAGATGCTTTGACATCAGGACGCAGCTGGGTTGCTGGCTGGGTCTGGAAATCCAGCCTGCCTGGAAGGGTTCGTAGTCGAAGGACTAGGGCAGGCCTTTCTAAATTGGCCTTATTTAATGAGTTAATtgagttttaaaatagaaatcatgTCAGTTGAGTCCCCAGAGAGGACCGGAGCATCTGAAGGGACTGGATGGCCGGGGTATTACAGCGTCACGTGCTGTGATTCTAAAACGTGTCTAGGAGCTGTCTGTTCGTCGTGGAAATGGAGTCTAGATGAAACGTACAGTGTCGCCTTGCCCTTTGTTCAtgaggagggcaggaggagggtacGAGGAGGGTGGTTGGGCCGCTGCGGGACCTGTGGGCCAACCCTCGTTTAAAGGGCTGATTCAGAAATGGAAGCAAATTGGTGAGCAGTAGGGTCGCTGAGTGCAGAGTTTCCCACTGCTGTGAGCATCTCTGGTGATTGGAGCCACATTCAAACACCAACCTCAAAATTGAAGGTTCTGTCTTAGAAATACCCAGTTTAAATGTTAGCTTTTGAGAGCCTTGTGCAGCGGGGTTTTATTTCATTTGGCTCCGCGCTGCGTGCCGGGAGCCTCACACAAGGGTGTGTGTACGTGGCTGAGGGGGCAGGAGCGGTGTTTGGTGAGTGCTTGGGCGGGATGTTGCCACAAGTACTTAGCAGCCTGCATGGCTAAGACCAGGAACCGCCGGGGGAGGGAGCAAGGCTGGTGAGGCTACACCTGCAGGACCGGGCTGCGTCTGTGGCGCGGTCACAGCTTGCTCACTCTGTGCCAAGCGCCCCTGTGATCTCGTTCAAAGCCCACCGCCCGGCCTGGCCGCAGCCGTCGGGGCGTGCGCCCCGCACACACGACCCGGCTCCGCACACGTGCCTCGAGCCTTGGCACCGCAGAGGGCCCGGGTGGGTGGGAGCGGAGCTCCTCGGCTGTGAATAGAGCCGCACACAGGGCTCTGATGTATGTGGTGTGTGTTTTGTAAACGGCACTGTCAAGAGCGAAACGccccagaggagggagggggaggcccCATGGCTGCATCTACTGCGGCCGTGTCTTCTAGAAGGCAGCATAACCACCCTGAAGGAGTTCATTCCAGGGGCCTTCTGGTTTTGAGCTACACACCCAGCAATTTTAACAATCACCGTGTGTGCTTCTGAGGGGTGCTGAGGCACTGTTCCACGACAGGCGCGTCGAAaagctgtttccagtttttttcaGAGATTGTTTATTTTCTGAACTATCAGCAAGAAATCATACCCTTGAAACATGAAATTtgagaatgaaagaaatgaaaattcaggcAGTAGACTGTCTTGCTCACCCAAAACAAAATCTGTAAGGACGTAGTCTTCTATGGCTGGGAGGAAGGGCTGAGTCCAGGCTCACGTGTAGACCacgctctccctccctccagacaAGGGGATGAGTCCTCAGGGCGCCAGGCCAGCAAAGCTCCGTGCTCTGTCTGCTGAGAGACGAACGATTGGGTCCTTTTGTGGCATTTCGGAACCCCGGGTAGCTGAACCCACAAGATGTGGGACTGCAGTGTCCGGGGCCCCGGGAATAACACTTCATTCCCAGGAAGGCCATTAAGCTCACGTTGGCTTTATAGCTCTGCTCTTGGGTAACTTGCAGATCTCCTTTGTGTTGTATAGTCTGAGAGTTAGAGAAacaaggaaaatattttgtaCTTGGACGTATTTAACAATATAATAAAAAGCCACACGATTCTTTATGTGTATAATGCCTGAAACAGGCAGATCCACAGAGACCGAAGGGGCATTCCTGGTTGCCAGGAATCAGGGTGGGGGGAACGGGAATGGCTGCTCGAGGATGTGGAGttcctttttggggtgatgacgCTGTTTTGGAATTAGACAgtgatgatggttgtacaactcggTGAATACACTAGAACTACGCTTCCATGGGGTAAATTTTAGGGTAGGTGAActttatctcaatttttaaaatctcatcaatGCTGGGAATCCACAAGaaaaagggtttttgtttttttttttttaaattttgaaattaggCTGTGCTTTACTCAAGTCTGAGAGCTCAGAGGTTGGCAAGCTTTGTGAAGGATTTgttggtaaatattttcagctccaAGGAACTCCGTGCTGACTCAAGACTGTCATCGTACTGTGGAGGCAGCCGTGGACGGTCCACCAAGGAGTGGGTGTGGCTGTGCCCCCATGAAACTGGACTGAGGACATTTGCCAGCCGTGGGGTCTGGCCAAGGGACTCAAGGGATGGTCTTCAGTGAGCGTGTTTCCTGGGCGGGGACAGTGGGGCCTGAATGGTGGTCCTCAACATGTCAAaagagatttctttcattctccaCAGCACGAAGCCCATTtcttttgttggtttcatttttctgGTCCCTGGTGCGGTTACCCTGGGGAGTTGGCTTTGTGCACCCGGTAGAGGTGGCTGCAGCCCGTTCCCAGCGTGAGATACAGGGAGTGAAGGGCGCTGTGTGCAGAGGCTCCTCTGGGACCTGTGACTTGTAGTGACAGCATGGAGTAGGGAGGGTGTCCTCTGAGCATAAGGGTGAAGAGGCAAGGGAAATGGTTGAGTCTTCACCGAGCCTGCCTGAGAGGCTAGAAGGAAGGTTTCTTGAGGAATGTAAGTGTGCCAGGGTGCTTACCTGTGGAATTCTATTCTGTTTACTTACTTGCGGAATTTTTCAAGGGCACTGGTGTCCTGTGTGAAGTAAAGGAAGATTTGTATGCAGTTGATTGAGTAATTACAATGTaaagtcttttttatttattcatttttattgaagtatagtgagtttacaatgtgtcagtttctgctgtacagcatcatgttttagtcatacatattcaCACTTATGTTCCTTTGcaggttctttttcattgtaggtttctacaagataagatactgaatatagttccctgtgctgcacagtagaaacttgttgtttatctattttatatatagtagttagtatctgcaaatctgggaCTCTTAATTTGTCcgttccccaccccctttcccatctggtaactataagtttgttttctgtctgtgagtctgtttctgttttgtaaataagttcgttgtttttttttttttttctgagtcacatacaagtgatatgaaatggtatttttctctctttctggcttaacttcacttagaatgacattctccaggaacatccatgttgctgcaaatggcgttattttaccatttttttatggctgagtggtattctgctgcataaatataccacaactttttatccagtcatgctttgatggacatttaggttgcttccatgtcttgacttgtaaatagtgctgctatgaacactggggtgcatgtatcttttcaaattagagtttcctctggatatacattcaggagtggaattgctggatcatatggtaagtctgtttttagttttttgaggagtctccatactgtttcccataaggGCTGCATGATTTAACGTCTTAGTGTTAACACAGCATAAGCTCTGAGCATCTTACACTGCTGATAATTATGTGTCATTCTCAGAAACATGCATCTATGAAAACCCACTTACAAATCTTAATACTATAAAAGTGCTTTCTCTATAGAAGTCATTCACTTGCGGGTCTACTT from Vicugna pacos chromosome X, VicPac4, whole genome shotgun sequence carries:
- the SHROOM2 gene encoding protein Shroom2 isoform X1, giving the protein MEGVEPRARPERLAEAEARAADGGRLVEVQLSGGAPWGFTLKGGREHGEPLVITKIEEGSKAAAVDKLLAGDEIVGINDVGLSGFRQEAICLVKGSHKTLKLVVKRRGELSWRPHSWHATKFSESQPEMAASPFSASTCPSWPGRHHASSSSQDLSGAWEHTNLQRTSDHFSSLGSVDSLDQPAQSYPAGCLSAAKSNSSIDHLGCPNKRDSAYSSFSTSSSTPDHTLPKADASSTENILYKVGLWEASTMGSSRQGLAAGDPQGLEERLGCFPPRVPCDSSRSPMTEDSPEPKLAASGRSSFGPVWYVPDRRKAPSSPPRPAPPLRSDSFAATKGHEKPQGPPFSEAATIQHFLGLNRAQPHDDWRPELTDQPQRAALRGDRRRTGSSGCAPGGPVDCRWPFGDSGLKGLPGAPSLLQASLSSTDVRCPQSSNGCQHPRHSSDESPFLHEGPRATTWLREQPTPERFQNDSPTAVGWPGAADHKGDSDVQSRYYCVTSRRGPQGGAPAAQLREGHPRPDASAGAGLQLRCQPPRHEGAPGARPRGRAAPMEDCCPGAEEPPGAGLGAKAGVKKVTGGFAWADGGGGEICPLQTPLLHSLSREGARRPDTSCEGASERPRPEAPAGKPLRRSDRFATTLRNEIQLRRARLQKSRSTATLADPGSAEAEEAEAEVRGWGAQLGGGVGAAPGATFTGTYKDHLKEAQARVLQATSFRRRDLEPSLANPETVPCVWEAAPARPPSCTAGPPHAPRIRGRRRFTAEQKLKSYSEPEKMHEVGLAGDDCPRQHPGPPGKAVHTFADRCKFFEETSKPVLQRPAPGEFPKEMPERPPTAGPGRLGQVGRSDPPQRLGTFAEYQASWREQRKAPEARSSGRYHSADDILDVGLDQHERPQYIHERSRSSPSTDLYKQEAPVGRQRQAEDPAEHGELSSSGWAEEGHPSPRRADARCAEASPGAPRGPRKPSPDSEPPRAREAPEGPWEGRGRAGTLPRDYRYSEDPARGQDPRPQSAAPLARRPAAQRPPPPPKREPRPFPAAAPGRPVPRAAPEPGPDRPAPPRSPCAAPGRPGREPRAPAEPGRQHVDERAACPRRAPLASRCQPPHAAAMETSRSPSPQFAPQKLTDKPPLLLQDENATRIERVMDNNTTVKMVPVKIVHSESQPEKESRQGLARAPEPPALPSGLERDQIKTLSTSEQSYSRFCLYSRQGAEPPPPGAPAPPAKDSRASPPALGYVKAKERTAEDLKSEELAREIAGKDRSLAEILDPSVKIKTTMDLMEGIFPKDEHLLEEAQQRRKLLPKIPSPRSTEEKKEELSVPAAVSLATSSAYYSTSAPKAELLIKMKDLQEQQEPEEESGSDLDHDLSVKKQELIESISRKLHVLREARQSLLEDIQANSALGDEVEALAKEVCKPNEFDKFRMFVGDLDKVVNLLLSLSGRLARVENALNSLDDSTPPGDRQSLLEKQRVLIQQHEDAKELKENLDRREGVVFGILAGYLSEEGLADYEHFVKMKSALTIEQRELEDKIHLGEEQLRCLWDSLQPDRGK
- the SHROOM2 gene encoding protein Shroom2 isoform X5 → MAASPFSASTCPSWPGRHHASSSSQDLSGAWEHTNLQRTSDHFSSLGSVDSLDQPAQSYPAGCLSAAKSNSSIDHLGCPNKRDSAYSSFSTSSSTPDHTLPKADASSTENILYKVGLWEASTMGSSRQGLAAGDPQGLEERLGCFPPRVPCDSSRSPMTEDSPEPKLAASGRSSFGPVWYVPDRRKAPSSPPRPAPPLRSDSFAATKGHEKPQGPPFSEAATIQHFLGLNRAQPHDDWRPELTDQPQRAALRGDRRRTGSSGCAPGGPVDCRWPFGDSGLKGLPGAPSLLQASLSSTDVRCPQSSNGCQHPRHSSDESPFLHEGPRATTWLREQPTPERFQNDSPTAVGWPGAADHKGDSDVQSRYYCVTSRRGPQGGAPAAQLREGHPRPDASAGAGLQLRCQPPRHEGAPGARPRGRAAPMEDCCPGAEEPPGAGLGAKAGVKKVTGGFAWADGGGGEICPLQTPLLHSLSREGARRPDTSCEGASERPRPEAPAGKPLRRSDRFATTLRNEIQLRRARLQKSRSTATLADPGSAEAEEAEAEVRGWGAQLGGGVGAAPGATFTGTYKDHLKEAQARVLQATSFRRRDLEPSLANPETVPCVWEAAPARPPSCTAGPPHAPRIRGRRRFTAEQKLKSYSEPEKMHEVGLAGDDCPRQHPGPPGKAVHTFADRCKFFEETSKPVLQRPAPGEFPKEMPERPPTAGPGRLGQVGRSDPPQRLGTFAEYQASWREQRKAPEARSSGRYHSADDILDVGLDQHERPQYIHERSRSSPSTDLYKQEAPVGRQRQAEDPAEHGELSSSGWAEEGHPSPRRADARCAEASPGAPRGPRKPSPDSEPPRAREAPEGPWEGRGRAGTLPRDYRYSEDPARGQDPRPQSAAPLARRPAAQRPPPPPKREPRPFPAAAPGRPVPRAAPEPGPDRPAPPRSPCAAPGRPGREPRAPAEPGRQHVDERAACPRRAPLASRCQPPHAAAMETSRSPSPQFAPQKLTDKPPLLLQDENATRIERVMDNNTTVKMVPVKIVHSESQPEKESRQGLARAPEPPALPSGLERDQIKTLSTSEQSYSRFCLYSRQGAEPPPPGAPAPPAKDSRASPPALGYVKAKERTAEDLKSEELAREIAGKDRSLAEILDPSVKIKTTMDLMEGIFPKDEHLLEEAQQRRKLLPKIPSPRSTEEKKEELSVPAAVSLATSSAYYSTSAPKAELLIKMKDLQEQQEPEEESGSDLDHDLSVKKQELIESISRKLHVLREARQSLLEDIQANSALGDEVEALAKEVCKPNEFDKFRMFVGDLDKVVNLLLSLSGRLARVENALNSLDDSTPPGDRQSLLEKQRVLIQQHEDAKELKENLDRREGVVFGILAGYLSEEGLADYEHFVKMKSALTIEQRELEDKIHLGEEQLRCLWDSLQPDRGK
- the SHROOM2 gene encoding protein Shroom2 isoform X2 yields the protein MEGVEPRARPERLAEAEARAADGGRLVEVQLSGGAPWGFTLKGGREHGEPLVITKIEEGSKAAAVDKLLAGDEIVGINDVGLSGFRQEAICLVKGSHKTLKLVVKRRGELSWRPHSWHATKFSESQPEMAASPFSASTCPSWPGRHHASSSSQDLSGAWEHTNLQRTSDHFSSLGSVDSLDQPAQSYPAGCLSAAKSNSSIDHLGCPNKRDSAYSSFSTSSSTPDHTLPKADASSTENILYKVGLWEASTMGSSRQGLAAGDPQGLEERLGCFPPRVPCDSSRSPMTEDSPEPKLAASGRSSFGPVWYVPDRRKAPSSPPRPAPPLRSDSFAATKGHEKPQGPPFSEAATIQHFLGLNRAQPHDDWRPELTDQPQRAALRGDRRRTGSSGCAPGGPVDCRWPFGDSGLKGLPGAPSLLQASLSSTDVRCPQSSNGCQHPRHSSDESPFLHEGPRATTWLREQPTPERFQNDSPTAVGWPGAADHKGDSDVQSRYYCVTSRRGPQGGAPAAQLREGHPRPDASAGAGLQLRCQPPRHEGAPGARPRGRAAPMEDCCPGAEEPPGAGLGAKAGVKKVTGGFAWADGGGGEICPLQTPLLHSLSREGARRPDTSCEGASERPRPEAPAGKPLRRSDRFATTLRNEIQLRRARLQKSRSTATLADPGSAEAEEAEAEVRGWGAQLGGGVGAAPGATFTGTYKDHLKEAQARVLQATSFRRRDLEPSLANPETVPCVWEAAPARPPSCTAGPPHAPRIRGRRRFTAEQKLKSYSEPEKMHEVGLAGDDCPRQHPGPPGKAVHTFADRCKFFEETSKPVLQRPAPGEFPKEMPERPPTAGPGRLGQVGRSDPPQRLGTFAEYQASWREQRKAPEARSSGRYHSADDILDVGLDQHERPQYIHERSRSSPSTDLYKQEAPVGRQRQAEDPAEHGELSSSGWAEEGHPSPRRADARCAEASPGAPRGPRKPSPDSEPPRAREAPEGPWEGRGRAGTLPRDYRYSEDPARGQDPRPQSAAPLARRPAAQRPPPPPKREPRPFPAAAPGRPVPRAAPEPGPDRPAPPRSPCAAPGRPGREPRAPAEPGRQHVDERAACPRRAPLASRCQPPHAAAMETSRSPSPQFAPQKLTDKPPLLLQDENATRIERVMDNNTTVKMVPVKIVHSESQPEKESRQGLARAPEPPALPSGLERDQIKTLSTSEQSYSRFCLYSRQGAEPPPPGAPAPPAKDSRASPPALGYVKAKERTAEDLKSEELAREIAGKDRSLAEILDPSVKIKTTMDLMEGIFPKDEHLLEEAQQRRKLLPKIPSPRSTEEKKEELSVPAAVSLATSSAYYSTSAPKAELLIKMKDLQEQQEPEEESGSDLDHDLSVKKELIESISRKLHVLREARQSLLEDIQANSALGDEVEALAKEVCKPNEFDKFRMFVGDLDKVVNLLLSLSGRLARVENALNSLDDSTPPGDRQSLLEKQRVLIQQHEDAKELKENLDRREGVVFGILAGYLSEEGLADYEHFVKMKSALTIEQRELEDKIHLGEEQLRCLWDSLQPDRGK
- the SHROOM2 gene encoding protein Shroom2 isoform X4, whose product is MEQSQIEEGSKAAAVDKLLAGDEIVGINDVGLSGFRQEAICLVKGSHKTLKLVVKRRGELSWRPHSWHATKFSESQPEMAASPFSASTCPSWPGRHHASSSSQDLSGAWEHTNLQRTSDHFSSLGSVDSLDQPAQSYPAGCLSAAKSNSSIDHLGCPNKRDSAYSSFSTSSSTPDHTLPKADASSTENILYKVGLWEASTMGSSRQGLAAGDPQGLEERLGCFPPRVPCDSSRSPMTEDSPEPKLAASGRSSFGPVWYVPDRRKAPSSPPRPAPPLRSDSFAATKGHEKPQGPPFSEAATIQHFLGLNRAQPHDDWRPELTDQPQRAALRGDRRRTGSSGCAPGGPVDCRWPFGDSGLKGLPGAPSLLQASLSSTDVRCPQSSNGCQHPRHSSDESPFLHEGPRATTWLREQPTPERFQNDSPTAVGWPGAADHKGDSDVQSRYYCVTSRRGPQGGAPAAQLREGHPRPDASAGAGLQLRCQPPRHEGAPGARPRGRAAPMEDCCPGAEEPPGAGLGAKAGVKKVTGGFAWADGGGGEICPLQTPLLHSLSREGARRPDTSCEGASERPRPEAPAGKPLRRSDRFATTLRNEIQLRRARLQKSRSTATLADPGSAEAEEAEAEVRGWGAQLGGGVGAAPGATFTGTYKDHLKEAQARVLQATSFRRRDLEPSLANPETVPCVWEAAPARPPSCTAGPPHAPRIRGRRRFTAEQKLKSYSEPEKMHEVGLAGDDCPRQHPGPPGKAVHTFADRCKFFEETSKPVLQRPAPGEFPKEMPERPPTAGPGRLGQVGRSDPPQRLGTFAEYQASWREQRKAPEARSSGRYHSADDILDVGLDQHERPQYIHERSRSSPSTDLYKQEAPVGRQRQAEDPAEHGELSSSGWAEEGHPSPRRADARCAEASPGAPRGPRKPSPDSEPPRAREAPEGPWEGRGRAGTLPRDYRYSEDPARGQDPRPQSAAPLARRPAAQRPPPPPKREPRPFPAAAPGRPVPRAAPEPGPDRPAPPRSPCAAPGRPGREPRAPAEPGRQHVDERAACPRRAPLASRCQPPHAAAMETSRSPSPQFAPQKLTDKPPLLLQDENATRIERVMDNNTTVKMVPVKIVHSESQPEKESRQGLARAPEPPALPSGLERDQIKTLSTSEQSYSRFCLYSRQGAEPPPPGAPAPPAKDSRASPPALGYVKAKERTAEDLKSEELAREIAGKDRSLAEILDPSVKIKTTMDLMEGIFPKDEHLLEEAQQRRKLLPKIPSPRSTEEKKEELSVPAAVSLATSSAYYSTSAPKAELLIKMKDLQEQQEPEEESGSDLDHDLSVKKQELIESISRKLHVLREARQSLLEDIQANSALGDEVEALAKEVCKPNEFDKFRMFVGDLDKVVNLLLSLSGRLARVENALNSLDDSTPPGDRQSLLEKQRVLIQQHEDAKELKENLDRREGVVFGILAGYLSEEGLADYEHFVKMKSALTIEQRELEDKIHLGEEQLRCLWDSLQPDRGK